TGTGCCAATATGTACTCCATTCTCCATACCACTGAGCATGAATCTCCATTAAGCATTCACTCCGATCTGATAATTTGAAAGATGGTAATTTATGAATGTTTCGGCAATAGTTTAAAATTGATATATCAAACTGACGATTCCAAATCAAAACTTTTTTATCCTTTAAGACTTCAACAATTGTAGAATGAACTTCAGAGAATGAGGGAGAATCAGCTACCATTTCATTCGTAATCCCATGTATTTTTATGACTTCTGGAGGAATTAGTATTCTAGGCTTTACCAAAGTATTC
The genomic region above belongs to Planktothrix tepida PCC 9214 and contains:
- a CDS encoding 3'-5' exonuclease, with the translated sequence KQLENLAKQREKQGKIRRYREWYESWGKLEIDRVDAVKTAKNYLENKNQYVILDTETTGLNEAEIVEIAIIDLDGKTLLNTLVKPRILIPPEVIKIHGITNEMVADSPSFSEVHSTIVEVLKDKKVLIWNRQFDISILNYCRNIHKLPSFKLSDRSECLMEIHAQWYGEWSTYWH